One region of Arvicola amphibius chromosome 3, mArvAmp1.2, whole genome shotgun sequence genomic DNA includes:
- the Usp19 gene encoding ubiquitin carboxyl-terminal hydrolase 19 isoform X3 codes for MSGGASATGPRRGPPGLEEASSKKKQKDRANQESKDGDPRRVSTPRKEQTKEELLLDWRQSADEVIVKLRVGVGPLRLEEVDAAFTDTDCVVRLPDGRQWGGVFFAEIQSSCTKVQARKGGLLQLALPKKVPLLTWPSLLKKPLGTQELMPGLRCQENGQELSPIALEPGSEPRRAKQEARNQKRAQGRGEVGSGTGPGAQAGPSAKRAVHLRRGPEGEGSRDGPGPQGDAPPFLSSDPATQVEVEEQLHVPPPLNPQTSLLGSEKNLGLLTREKTVSPRNDPVSPVMVRNRDPENNDHVKEEMAVGADSAALVDDPESMVNLAFVKNDSYEKGPDSVVVHVYVKEICRDTSRVLFREQDFTLIFQTRDGNFLRLHPGCGPHTIFRWQVKLRNLIEPEQCTFCFTASRIDICLRKRQSQRWGGLEAPATRVGGAKVAVPTGPTPLDSAPPGGAPHSLTGQEEARAVEKEKPKARSENTGLDGVVARTPLEHVAPKPEPHLASPKPTCMVPPMPHSPVSGDSVEEEEEEEKKVCPPGFTGLVNLGNTCFMNSVIQSLSNTRELRDFFHDRSFEAEINYNNPLGTGGRLAIGFAVLLRALWKGTHQAFQPSKLKAIVASKASQFTGYAQHDAQEFMAFLLDGLHEDLNRIQNKPYTETVDSDGRPDEVVAEEAWQRHKMRNDSFIVDLFQGQYKSKLVCPVCAKVSITFDPFLYLPVPLPQKQKVLPIFYFAREPHSKPIKFLVSVSKENSSASEVLESLSQSVHVKPENLRLAEVIKNRFHRVFLPSHSLDSVSPTDVLLCFELLSSELAKERVVVLEVQQRPQVPSIPISKCAACQRKQQSEDEKLKRCTRCYRVGYCNQFCQKTHWPDHKGLCRPENIGYPFLVSVPASRLTYARLAQLLEGYARYSVSVFQPPFQPGRMALESQSPGCTTLLSASSLEAGDSEREPIQPSELQLVTPVAEGDTGAPRVWAPSDRCPVASTSGISSEMLASGPIEGCSLLAGERMSRPEAAVPGYQHSSEAMNTHTPQFFIYKIDASNREQRLEDKGETPLDLGDDCSLALVWRNNERLQEFVLVASKELECAEDPGSAGEAARAGHFTLDQCLNLFTRPEVLAPEEAWYCPQCKQHREASKQLLLWRLPNVLIVQLKRFSFRSFIWRDKINDLVEFPVRNLDLSKFCIGQKEEQLPSYDLYAVINHYGGMIGGHYTACARLPNDRSSQRSDVGWRLFDDSTVSTVDESQVVTRYAYVLFYRRRNSPVERPPRAGHSEHHPDLGPAAEAAASQASRIWQELEAEEEMVPEGPGPLGPWGPQDWVGPPPRGPTTPDEGCLRYFVLGTVAALVALVLNVFYPLVSQSRWR; via the exons ATGTCTGGTGGGGCCAGTGCTACAGGCCCAAGGAGAGGGCCCCCAGGATTGGAGGAGGCCTCTagtaagaagaaacagaaggatcgCGCAAACCAGGAGAGCAAAGATGGAGATCCCAGGAGAG TGTCTACTCCTCGAAAGGAGCAGACCAAAGAGG AGTTGTTGCTCGATTGGAGACAGAGTGCGGATGAAGTGATTGTCAAGCTGCGAGTGGGAGTGGGTCCTCTGCGTCTGGAGGAAGTAGATGCTGCTTTCACAGACACAGACTGTGTGGTGCGGCTTCCAG ATGGTCGTCAATGGGGCGGAGTCTTCTTTGCGGAAATACAAAGTTCTTGCACCAAAGTGCAGGCTCGGAAGGGTGGTCTCCTACAGTTGGCACTACCCAAGAAGGTgcctctgctcacctggccctcTCTCCTG AAGAAACCTTTAGGGACCCAAGAGCTGATGCCAGGGTTGCGGTGTCAGGAGAATGGACAAGAGCTGTCTCCCATTGCCCTGGAGCCAGGCTCTGAGCCCCGCAGAGCTAAACAGGAAGCCCGAAACCAGAAACGGGCCCAGGGCCGTGGTGAGGTGGGCTCAGGAACTGGCCCTGGGGCACAGGCAGGGCCCAGCGCCAAGAGGGCTGTGCATCTCCGCAGAGGGCCAGAAGGGGAAGGGTCCAGGGATGGCCCTGGTCCCCAGGGTGATGCTCcaccctttctgtcttctgaccCAGCAACCCAG GTTGAGGTTGAGGAGCAGCtccatgtaccaccaccactgaaCCCTCAAACCAGTCTCCTGGGCTCAGAGAAGAATTTAGGCCTCTTGACAAGAGAGAAGACAGTGTCCCCCAGGAATGACCCAGTCTCCCCAGTCATGGTCCGGAACAGAGACCCTGAGAATAATGACCATGTCAAAGAGGAGATGGCAGTAGGAGCAGATTCTGCAGCTTTGGTGGATG ACCCTGAGTCCATGGTGAACCTGGCATTTGTCAAGAACGACTCATATGAAAAGGGGCCGGactcagtggtggtgcacgtgtATGTGAAGGAGATCTGCAGGGACACCTCGCGAGTGCTTTTCCGAGAGCAGGACTTCACACTCATCTTCCAGACCAG GGATGGAAATTTCCTGAGGCTACATCCAGGCTGTGGGCCCCACACCATCTTCCGCTGGCAGGTGAAGCTCAG GAACCTGATTGAGCCAGAGCAGTGCACGTTCTGTTTCACGGCCTCTCGCATCGATATCTGCCTCCGGAAGCGGCAGAGTCAGCGCTGGGGGGGATTGGAGGCCCCGGCTACACGAG TGGGTGGTGCAAAGGTTGCCGTGCCGACAGGTCCAACCCCTTTGGATTCAGCCCCTCCAGGAGGTGCCCCCCACTCCCTCACAGGCCAGGAGGAAGCCAGGGCGGTGGAGAAAGAAAAACCCAAGGCTCGATCTGAGAACACGGGGCTGGATGGTGTGGTGGCCCGAACCCCTTTGGAGCACGTAGCTCCAAAGCCAGAACCACACTTAGCCTCG CCCAAACCCACATGTATGGTGCCTCCAATGCCTCACAGTCCGGTGAGTGGAGAtagtgtggaggaggaggaagaggaagagaagaaggtgTGTCCGCCAGGATTTACTGGCCTTGTCAATTTAGGGAACACCTGCTTCATGAATAGTGTCATTCAGTCTCTGTCCAATACTCGGGAACTTCGTGACTTCTTCCATG ACCGATCCTTTGAAGCTGAGATTAACTACAATAACCCACTGGGGACTGGTGGGCGGCTGGCCATTGGCTTTGCTGTGCTGCTCCGGGCCCTATGGAAGGGCACTCATCAAGCCTTTCAGCCCTCCAAGCTAAAG GCCATTGTGGCAAGCAAGGCCAGCCAGTTCACAGGCTATGCACAGCATGACGCCCAAGAGTTCATGGCTTTCTTGTTGGATGGgctgcatgaggacctgaatcgGATCCAAAACAAGCCCTACACAGAGACTGTGGACTCAGATGGGCGTCCTGACGAG gtGGTGGCTGAGGAAGCATGGCAGCGGCACAAGATGAGGAACGACTCATTCATTGTGGACCTCTTTCAGGGCCAGTACAAGTCGAAGCTCGTGTGCCCTGTGTGTGCCAAG GTCTCCATCACTTTTGACCCGTTCCTTTATCTGCCGGTGCCCTTACCACAAAAGCAAAAGGTTCTCCCCATCTTTTATTTTGCTCGGGAACCCCACAGCAAACCCATCAAG TTTCTGGTGAGTGTTAGCAAGGAGAACTCCAGCGCAAGTGAAGTTTTGGAGTCCCTCTCTCAGAGTGTCCATGTGAAGCCTGAGAACCTGCGCCTGGCTGAG GTAATCAAGAATCGTTTCCACCGTGTTTTCTTGCCCTCCCACTCACTGGACTCTGTGTCCCCAACCGACGTGCTCCTCTGCTTTGAGCTGCTGTCCTCAGAGTTGGCTAAGGAGCGGGTAGTGGTGCTAGAGGTGCAGCAG CGCCCCCAGGTACCCAGCATCCCTATCTCCAAGTGTGCAGCCTGCCAGCGGAAGCAGCAATCAGAGGACGAAAAACTGAAGCGTTGTACCCGTTGCTACCGCGTGGGCTACTGCAACCA gtTCTGCCAGAAAACCCATTGGCCTGACCACAAAGGCCTCTGCCGCCCTGAGAACATTGGCTACCCCTTCCTGGTCAGTGTACCTGCCTCACGCCTCACTTATGCCCGTCTTGCTCAGCTACTAGAAGGTTATGCCCG ATACTCCGTGAGTGTGTTCCAACCACCCTTCCAGCCTGGCCGCATGGCCTTGGAatcacagagccctggctgtacCACATTGCTTTCAGCTAgctctctggaggctggagataGTGAGAGAGAGCCCATCCAGCCTTCTGAGCTCCAGTTGGTGACTCCCGTGGCTGAGGGGGATACAGGGGCTCCCCGTGTGTGGGCACCCTCTGATCGGTGTCCTGTAGCTAGCACCAGTGGAATTTCTTCTGAGATGCTGGCCAGTGGGCCTATTGAAGGTTGTTCATTGCTTGCTGGTGAGAGGATGTCCCGGCCTGAAG CTGCTGTGCCTGGGTACCAACACTCAAGTGAAGCCATGAATACCCACACACCCCagtttttcatctataaaattgaTGCATCAAACCGAGAGCAGCGGCTTGAGGACAAAG GGGAGACACCATTAGACCTAGGTGATGATTGCAGCCTGGCTCTTGTGTGGCGGAACAATGAACGCCTCCAGGAATTTGTATTAGTAGCCTCCAAGGAGCTGGAGTGTGCCGAAGATCCAGGCTCTGCTGGTGAGGCTGCTCGTGCTGGCCACTTCACCCTGGACCAGTGCCTCAACCTCTTTACTCGGCCTGAAGTGCTGGCACCTGAGGAAGCCTG GTACTGCCCACAGTGCAAACAGCATCGTGAGGCCTCCAAACAGCTGCTGCTGTGGCGGCTGCCCAATGTGCTCATTGTGCAGCTGAAGCGCTTCTCCTTCCGTAGTTTCATTTGGCGTGACAAGATCAATGACTTGGTGGAGTTCCCTGTTCG GAACCTGGATTTGAGCAAGTTCTGTATCGGCCAGAAAGAGGAGCAGTTGCCTAGCTACGACCTGTATGCTGTCATCAACCATTATGGAGGCATGATTGGTGGCCACTACACTGCCTGTGCACGCCTGCCCAACGATCGCAGTAGCCAGCGCAGTGACGTGG GCTGGCGCTTGTTTGACGACAGCACAGTGTCAACCGTAGACGAGAGCCAGGTCGTGACACGTTATGCCTATGTCCTCTTCTACCGTCGGCGGAACTCTCCTGTGGAGAGACCCCCCAGAGCAGGTCACTCTGAACACCACCCAGACCTGGGCCCTGCAGCTGAAGCTGCTGCCAGCCAG GCTTCCCGGATTTGGCAGGAGCTCGAGGCCGAGGAGGAGATGGTGCCCGAGGGGCCTGGGCCTCTGGGTCCTTGGGGGCCCCAAGACTGGGTGGGGCCCCCACCACGTGGCCCTACCACACCAGACGAGGGCTGCCTCCGATACTTTGTCCTGGGTACCGTGGCGGCTTTGGTGGCCCTTGTGCTCAACGTATTCTATCCTCTGGTCTCCCAGAGTCGCTGGAGATGA